In Lactococcus paracarnosus, a genomic segment contains:
- the gyrB gene encoding DNA topoisomerase (ATP-hydrolyzing) subunit B → MTSEELQAIQTKKDKAAEYDASQIQVLEGLEAVRMRPGMYIGSTSSEGLHHLVWEIVDNSIDEALAGFATHIEVFIEPDNSITVVDDGRGIPVDIQEKTGRPAVETVFTVLHAGGKFGGGGYKVSGGLHGVGSSVVNALSTQLDVTVFKQGKKYYQEYHRGIVGDDLKLIGDTDQHGTTVHFIPDPTIFTETIEFNFEKLAKRVQELAFLNRGLRISITDKRPDEHDVLRYHYEGGIKSYVEFLNDGKAVLFDPAIFTEGELDGIAVEVAIQYTGGYHATVLSFANNISTHEGGTHEQGFRTALTRVINNYAKANKLLKENEENLTGDDVREGLTGVISIKHPNPQFEGQTKTKLGNSEVSGIVNKLFSEELATFLLENPQVARRIVEKGILASKARIAAKRAREVTRKKSGLEISNLPGKLADCSSNDPAQTEIFIVEGDSAGGSAKSGRNREFQAILPIRGKILNVEKASMEKILANEEIRSLFTAMGTGFGADFNVEKARYHKLVIMTDADVDGAHIRTLLLTLFYRYMRPVVEAGYVYIAQPPIYGVKLGDKITYIQPGTNQESELQQAIIDMTVGNRKPIVQRYKGLGEMDDHQLWETTMDPEHRTMAQVTANDAAEADQVFDMLMGDRVEPRRDFIEANAQYSTIDI, encoded by the coding sequence TTGACATCAGAAGAATTGCAAGCGATACAAACTAAAAAAGATAAGGCAGCTGAGTATGATGCCAGTCAAATCCAGGTATTGGAAGGGCTAGAAGCCGTTCGGATGCGTCCAGGTATGTACATCGGGTCTACATCATCAGAAGGGCTACATCATTTGGTGTGGGAGATCGTTGATAATTCGATAGATGAAGCTTTAGCTGGCTTTGCAACGCACATCGAAGTGTTTATTGAACCAGATAACTCAATCACTGTTGTCGATGACGGTCGTGGTATTCCAGTAGATATTCAAGAAAAAACTGGCCGTCCTGCTGTCGAGACTGTCTTCACAGTCTTACATGCTGGTGGTAAATTTGGCGGTGGCGGCTATAAAGTATCCGGTGGCCTTCATGGTGTCGGCTCATCCGTAGTTAATGCCTTGTCAACACAGCTTGATGTGACAGTCTTTAAGCAAGGAAAAAAATATTATCAAGAGTATCATCGCGGTATCGTAGGTGATGACTTAAAATTAATCGGCGATACAGATCAACATGGGACAACAGTTCATTTCATACCAGACCCAACGATTTTTACTGAAACGATCGAGTTTAATTTTGAAAAATTAGCGAAACGTGTCCAAGAACTCGCCTTTCTAAATCGTGGATTACGTATCTCTATTACAGATAAACGACCAGACGAACATGATGTCCTGCGCTACCACTACGAAGGTGGTATCAAATCATACGTTGAATTTTTAAATGATGGTAAAGCAGTTTTATTCGATCCAGCTATTTTCACTGAAGGTGAATTAGATGGTATCGCGGTTGAAGTGGCTATCCAGTATACAGGAGGCTACCACGCAACAGTCCTCTCCTTTGCAAATAATATCAGTACCCATGAAGGTGGAACACATGAGCAGGGCTTCAGAACTGCTCTGACGCGTGTGATTAATAACTATGCCAAAGCAAACAAGCTTCTCAAAGAAAATGAAGAGAACTTAACTGGGGATGATGTACGTGAAGGCTTGACTGGTGTTATTTCCATCAAACACCCTAACCCACAGTTTGAAGGTCAAACAAAGACGAAACTAGGCAACTCAGAAGTGTCAGGTATTGTGAATAAGCTCTTCAGCGAAGAACTTGCGACTTTCCTTTTGGAGAATCCACAAGTGGCTAGACGGATTGTGGAAAAAGGAATTTTAGCCAGTAAAGCAAGAATCGCTGCAAAGCGTGCGCGTGAAGTGACCCGGAAAAAATCCGGCCTTGAAATTTCAAACTTACCAGGTAAGTTGGCAGATTGCTCATCAAACGATCCAGCGCAAACTGAAATTTTCATCGTCGAGGGAGATTCAGCCGGTGGGTCAGCAAAATCAGGTAGAAATCGTGAATTTCAGGCTATTCTACCCATTCGTGGTAAGATTTTAAATGTTGAAAAAGCGAGTATGGAAAAAATCCTTGCGAATGAAGAAATTCGCTCATTATTCACTGCAATGGGTACAGGATTCGGTGCAGATTTTAATGTTGAAAAAGCACGCTATCATAAACTTGTCATCATGACCGATGCCGATGTTGATGGTGCTCATATTAGAACTCTGCTATTGACCCTGTTTTATAGATATATGAGACCTGTTGTTGAAGCTGGCTATGTCTATATCGCACAACCACCAATCTATGGCGTTAAATTAGGTGATAAGATTACCTACATTCAACCAGGTACAAATCAAGAGTCTGAGCTGCAACAAGCGATCATCGATATGACAGTCGGTAATAGAAAACCGATCGTACAGCGATATAAAGGACTTGGCGAGATGGATGACCACCAACTTTGGGAAACAACTATGGATCCCGAACATCGGACGATGGCGCAAGTAACAGCAAATGATGCTGCTGAAGCAGACCAGGTATTTGATATGTTGATGGGTGATAGAGTGGAGCCGCGTCGAGACTTTATTGAAGCAAATGCACAATATTCAACGATTGATATCTAA
- a CDS encoding Dps family protein → MSREKTKAVLNQSVADLSKAAALVHQVHWYLRGPGFMKLHPKMDELMAGLNGYLDDLSERLITIGGSPVSTLKEFDELSKIEMTPATWGKSTEERLTEVVKAYKYLSELFQDGIDATDEEHDAVTNDIFTSAKGAIEKTVWMLESELGLAPGL, encoded by the coding sequence ATGTCTAGAGAAAAAACGAAAGCAGTTCTAAATCAATCAGTTGCAGACTTGTCAAAAGCTGCAGCCTTGGTGCATCAGGTTCATTGGTACTTACGTGGTCCTGGTTTTATGAAATTACATCCTAAAATGGATGAATTAATGGCTGGATTAAATGGTTATTTAGATGACTTGTCAGAACGCTTGATTACGATTGGTGGCTCACCAGTGTCAACGCTTAAAGAATTCGATGAGCTATCAAAAATTGAGATGACACCAGCAACATGGGGTAAATCAACTGAGGAACGGCTAACAGAAGTTGTGAAGGCATATAAATACCTATCTGAATTGTTCCAAGATGGGATTGACGCAACTGATGAAGAGCATGATGCGGTTACAAATGATATTTTTACAAGTGCTAAAGGTGCAATTGAAAAAACAGTCTGGATGCTTGAATCTGAACTTGGATTAGCACCTGGTTTGTAA
- a CDS encoding purine-nucleoside phosphorylase: MTFIEKIKETAAFLKSQGIGQVDFGLILGSGLGELADEIQDAIRIDYSDIPNWGQSTVVGHAGKLVYGTLSGKKVLALQGRFHFYEGNSLDVVTFPVRVLAELKSTGIIVTNAAGGVTHGPGTLMLISDHINFTGQNPLIGENLDTYGPRFPDMTHAYDVAYQAKAHEVAEKSGIALADGVYMGYTGPTYETPAEIRFAETVGADAVGMSTVPEVIVAVHSGLRVLGISAITNHAAGKQAELNHAEVVEVTTRIKETFKTLVKSILIEL, encoded by the coding sequence ATGACATTCATTGAAAAAATTAAAGAAACAGCTGCTTTTTTGAAAAGCCAAGGCATTGGGCAAGTTGATTTTGGCTTGATCTTAGGCTCTGGACTTGGTGAATTAGCAGATGAAATTCAAGATGCGATTCGTATCGATTATTCAGATATCCCTAACTGGGGCCAATCAACTGTTGTTGGTCATGCTGGAAAATTAGTTTATGGGACATTATCAGGAAAAAAAGTCTTGGCCTTACAAGGACGTTTCCATTTTTACGAAGGTAATTCACTGGATGTTGTGACCTTCCCAGTTCGTGTATTAGCTGAGCTAAAATCAACTGGTATCATCGTGACAAATGCCGCAGGTGGTGTGACGCACGGACCAGGAACTTTGATGTTAATTAGTGATCATATTAATTTCACAGGACAAAATCCATTGATTGGTGAAAACCTCGATACCTATGGGCCACGCTTCCCAGATATGACACATGCTTATGATGTAGCGTATCAAGCGAAGGCACATGAGGTGGCTGAAAAGTCTGGTATCGCCTTAGCTGATGGCGTATATATGGGCTATACAGGTCCAACCTATGAAACACCTGCTGAGATTCGTTTTGCAGAAACTGTTGGTGCTGATGCTGTTGGTATGTCAACCGTTCCTGAAGTGATTGTCGCTGTTCACTCAGGACTTCGTGTGCTAGGTATCTCTGCAATTACCAATCATGCTGCTGGTAAACAAGCTGAACTGAATCATGCTGAAGTGGTTGAAGTGACAACACGCATTAAAGAAACATTTAAAACATTAGTTAAATCTATCTTGATTGAATTATGA
- a CDS encoding YqgQ family protein encodes MKTLYDVQEFLKLHGYINLFSKRLDAIFFMAQELKTLYDAGLIPNEKDYFTADLILRREHRLESERVTDDKKNYWD; translated from the coding sequence ATGAAAACTTTATATGATGTTCAGGAATTCCTTAAATTGCATGGGTATATCAACCTTTTTAGTAAACGGCTTGATGCTATTTTTTTCATGGCACAAGAACTAAAGACACTGTACGATGCTGGATTAATTCCAAATGAAAAAGATTATTTTACAGCAGATTTGATTTTGCGTAGGGAGCATAGACTTGAAAGTGAGAGAGTAACTGATGACAAAAAAAATTATTGGGATTGA
- a CDS encoding LCP family protein, which yields MESRRRRAQSVTKIKNIDQKNKTKHKALKRVMLFLLLAVLIIIGLLTKVYYDVKGVANRSYQPIDRQTKAKLPDLKEKSPVTFLFMGLNGKEANDILVLTMNPKQNKTTVINLNRDIYLASEGTTLKDLYSRKGVSGEIDAVQKLLGTEISRYLTFDLSGLGDFVAAVGGINVQNTIHFNSDGYEFKPGTLNLRKSEEVKAYLNKIGDDAISAEDMLIEREQSVLIAVVPKMKSVNTVLKYKTFLTAFGDHVKTDFLFDNLKQLGISYNGVLGNISKQNIKSTRVNIDGQDRDILPDAQVKKAHDKLEAALAE from the coding sequence ATGGAATCAAGACGCCGCCGTGCTCAGTCTGTGACTAAAATAAAAAATATAGATCAAAAAAATAAGACTAAACATAAGGCTTTGAAAAGAGTTATGTTGTTTCTTTTGCTTGCTGTTCTGATAATTATTGGGCTACTTACTAAGGTGTATTATGATGTAAAAGGCGTAGCAAATCGGTCATACCAGCCAATTGATCGTCAAACAAAAGCAAAACTACCAGATCTGAAAGAAAAATCTCCAGTAACTTTTTTGTTCATGGGATTAAATGGTAAGGAAGCTAATGATATCCTTGTTTTAACCATGAATCCTAAACAAAATAAAACGACAGTCATCAACTTAAATAGAGATATCTATCTGGCTTCTGAAGGAACGACTTTAAAAGATTTGTATAGTAGAAAAGGTGTATCTGGAGAAATTGATGCAGTACAGAAATTACTCGGCACTGAAATTTCCCGTTACTTGACTTTTGATCTTTCAGGACTTGGCGATTTTGTTGCAGCTGTAGGTGGTATCAATGTACAAAATACAATCCATTTTAACTCTGATGGGTATGAATTTAAACCAGGTACTTTAAACTTAAGAAAATCAGAAGAGGTCAAAGCTTATTTAAATAAAATAGGTGATGATGCGATTAGTGCAGAAGATATGCTGATTGAACGTGAGCAATCAGTTCTGATAGCAGTTGTTCCAAAAATGAAATCTGTTAATACCGTCTTAAAATATAAGACATTTCTTACAGCATTCGGTGATCACGTTAAAACTGATTTTTTGTTTGATAATTTAAAGCAACTTGGTATTAGTTATAATGGTGTTTTAGGTAATATTTCAAAGCAAAATATCAAGTCAACCAGAGTGAATATTGATGGTCAAGATAGAGATATACTTCCTGATGCGCAAGTTAAAAAGGCACATGATAAGTTAGAAGCAGCACTGGCAGAATAG
- the dinB gene encoding DNA polymerase IV gives MLTFPLINDTSRKIIHIDMDAFFASIEERDNPKLKGKPVVIARNPLETGGRGVVSTANYEAREYGIHSAMSAKEAYELCPQAIFVSGNYEAYREVSHKMHDIFHRYTDEVEGMALDEAYLDVTVNKIGATSAVKIAKMIQHDIFTELRLISSAGVSYNKFLAKIASDIEKPRGLTVIKPDEAIAFLSKLPMSKFYGVGAKTADKLAGMGIEHGKDIQMMSPQLLAERLGVFGWELYLKANGIHHAVVKTNRIRKSVGKERTYAKLLYLEADILEEISKLAAKVSKTLQDNQLKGHIIVIKMRYADFSTLTKRLSLDEKVDDEVAISMHAASLFASLTHENKGVRLLGVTVTGLL, from the coding sequence ATGTTAACTTTTCCCCTCATTAATGATACTAGTCGAAAAATTATCCACATTGATATGGATGCTTTTTTTGCATCTATAGAAGAGAGAGACAACCCTAAATTAAAAGGAAAGCCAGTAGTCATCGCAAGGAATCCTTTAGAGACGGGTGGACGTGGTGTCGTCTCTACAGCAAACTATGAGGCACGCGAATATGGTATCCACTCTGCTATGTCTGCTAAAGAAGCCTATGAGTTATGTCCACAGGCGATATTTGTATCAGGTAACTATGAAGCTTACAGAGAGGTATCGCATAAAATGCATGACATTTTTCATCGCTATACGGATGAAGTGGAGGGGATGGCTTTAGATGAAGCTTATCTAGATGTCACAGTTAACAAAATAGGGGCAACAAGCGCAGTCAAAATCGCTAAAATGATTCAGCATGACATCTTTACAGAGCTTCGGTTAATCAGTTCAGCGGGTGTATCCTACAATAAGTTTCTGGCAAAAATTGCGTCAGATATTGAAAAACCGAGAGGTCTGACAGTGATTAAACCGGATGAAGCAATTGCTTTTTTAAGTAAATTACCCATGTCTAAATTTTATGGTGTTGGTGCTAAAACAGCTGACAAATTAGCGGGTATGGGGATAGAGCATGGCAAGGATATTCAGATGATGTCACCACAGTTACTGGCTGAAAGACTAGGGGTATTTGGCTGGGAATTATATCTAAAAGCAAACGGGATCCATCATGCGGTCGTCAAAACGAATCGAATCAGAAAGTCAGTTGGTAAAGAAAGAACATACGCTAAATTACTGTATTTAGAGGCAGATATTTTAGAAGAGATTAGTAAATTAGCTGCTAAGGTCAGTAAGACTTTACAAGATAATCAGTTAAAAGGACATATTATCGTCATCAAAATGCGTTACGCAGATTTCTCAACTTTAACAAAACGCTTATCTCTAGACGAGAAAGTAGATGATGAGGTAGCAATCAGTATGCATGCAGCCAGTTTATTTGCGTCATTAACCCATGAAAATAAAGGTGTTAGGCTTTTAGGTGTCACAGTAACCGGTTTATTATAA
- a CDS encoding phosphodiester glycosidase family protein: protein MTVKNKSKFQRTDIGRSKPKKTKRKTLFISIIVILLLISSGIAYTVLNTTHTNSSAVKPKKTSSLNGIVASSSVAIAPADVTEDTGEAGWVKVKSKKKLDKFTDLSVQGVTIYRANNPKVLKTATAQIPGTFMMSDIVAKYPDSLILNTSGFDMNSGQIVGFQVNNGQLFSNWSNTAYGSAAFIINKDGSAKGYDLSTPADDILKKGAQQSYGFGSILIKDGAVLPNDGSVNWMIHSYIGNDADNNIYLIISDTSVGYDGTMAAIANLNLQNLVVLDGGGSSQMSLNGQTIFASQDGRPVADFIVLR, encoded by the coding sequence ATGACTGTAAAAAATAAAAGCAAATTTCAGCGAACAGATATTGGTCGTAGCAAACCCAAGAAAACAAAGCGTAAAACATTATTTATTAGTATTATCGTGATCCTACTCCTCATTAGTTCAGGTATCGCTTACACGGTCTTAAATACAACACACACCAATTCTTCTGCTGTTAAACCTAAAAAAACAAGTAGCTTAAACGGGATCGTTGCTTCAAGCTCTGTGGCTATTGCACCAGCTGATGTAACAGAAGATACTGGTGAAGCTGGTTGGGTAAAAGTTAAATCCAAGAAAAAACTGGATAAATTTACTGATTTATCTGTTCAAGGTGTCACAATTTATCGTGCTAATAATCCAAAAGTACTTAAAACAGCTACTGCACAAATCCCTGGTACTTTCATGATGTCTGACATTGTTGCTAAATATCCTGATTCACTCATTTTAAATACGTCAGGCTTCGACATGAATAGTGGACAAATCGTCGGCTTTCAGGTTAACAATGGGCAACTATTCTCTAACTGGTCTAATACTGCTTATGGCAGTGCCGCTTTTATTATTAATAAAGACGGATCAGCTAAGGGGTATGATTTATCAACACCAGCAGATGACATCCTTAAAAAAGGCGCACAACAAAGCTATGGGTTTGGTAGCATCTTAATCAAAGATGGTGCTGTCCTACCAAATGATGGCTCTGTCAATTGGATGATTCATTCTTATATCGGTAATGATGCTGACAACAATATTTATTTAATTATTTCAGATACAAGTGTCGGCTATGATGGTACGATGGCCGCTATAGCTAATCTAAATTTACAGAACTTAGTAGTACTTGATGGTGGTGGTTCTTCACAGATGTCGCTTAATGGTCAAACTATTTTTGCCAGTCAAGATGGCCGCCCAGTAGCTGATTTCATCGTACTTAGATGA
- a CDS encoding rhodanese-like domain-containing protein, which translates to MWLYINIVLILIIIAILVYPMINKLRIKHAAKVVDNQVFANHLVGGQLIDLREAAEYRRSHILGARNLPFSQFDQSISAIRKDKPILIYEAAKPTITIRAALKLKKAGYTNIFILKTGLKDWHGKVKKGA; encoded by the coding sequence ATGTGGTTATATATCAATATTGTCTTAATTTTAATTATCATAGCAATCCTTGTTTATCCCATGATCAATAAATTAAGAATTAAGCATGCCGCTAAAGTAGTTGATAATCAAGTGTTTGCTAATCACCTTGTTGGGGGACAACTAATCGATTTAAGAGAAGCTGCTGAATATCGCAGGTCTCATATTTTAGGAGCCAGAAACTTACCATTTTCGCAATTTGATCAAAGTATTTCAGCAATTCGAAAAGATAAACCCATTTTAATTTATGAAGCTGCTAAGCCAACAATCACTATCCGTGCTGCACTTAAACTTAAAAAAGCTGGTTATACCAATATCTTTATCCTTAAAACTGGATTAAAGGATTGGCATGGTAAAGTCAAAAAGGGAGCATGA
- a CDS encoding ROK family glucokinase: MTKKIIGIDLGGTTIKFGILTTAGEVQDKWAIDTNIIGNGKHIVPDIIQAINHRLDLYRLDKSDFIGIGMGSPGSVDITNNTVIGAYNLGWDTLQEVGSDITSGVGLPFSLDNDANVAALGERWVGAGENNPDVIFMTLGTGVGGGIIAAGNLIHGVAGAGGEIGHVTVDISDDGFDCTCGKKGCLETVASATGIVRVARKLAEAYEGESHIKAAIDNGDTVTSKDIFISAETGDAFANSVVEKISQYLGLAAGNLANTLNPDSIIIGGGVSAAGEFLRSRVETYFNRYTFPQVRNSTKIKIAELGNDAGIIGAASLALKFSENEVI; this comes from the coding sequence ATGACAAAAAAAATTATTGGGATTGATTTGGGTGGAACAACCATTAAATTTGGTATCTTGACGACAGCAGGTGAAGTGCAAGATAAGTGGGCCATAGATACTAACATCATTGGGAATGGCAAACATATCGTTCCCGATATTATTCAGGCGATTAATCATCGTCTAGACTTGTATAGACTTGATAAATCCGATTTTATAGGCATTGGTATGGGATCTCCTGGATCTGTAGATATCACCAATAACACGGTAATAGGTGCTTATAATCTTGGTTGGGATACGCTGCAAGAGGTTGGTTCTGACATAACATCAGGTGTAGGACTGCCTTTTTCACTTGATAATGATGCGAATGTCGCAGCATTAGGTGAACGTTGGGTTGGCGCAGGTGAAAATAATCCAGATGTCATCTTTATGACGCTTGGCACAGGTGTTGGTGGTGGTATCATCGCAGCAGGGAACTTGATTCACGGTGTTGCAGGTGCCGGTGGTGAAATCGGTCATGTCACAGTGGATATTAGTGATGACGGGTTTGACTGTACTTGTGGCAAAAAAGGCTGTCTAGAGACTGTTGCTTCAGCAACGGGTATTGTCCGTGTTGCACGTAAACTTGCTGAAGCGTATGAAGGTGAATCTCACATTAAAGCTGCTATAGATAATGGGGATACTGTCACTTCTAAAGATATTTTTATAAGTGCTGAAACTGGTGATGCTTTTGCTAATTCGGTTGTAGAAAAAATTAGCCAATATCTTGGTTTGGCAGCAGGGAATCTTGCCAATACACTTAATCCAGATTCGATTATTATCGGTGGTGGTGTATCTGCCGCAGGTGAGTTTTTAAGATCACGTGTCGAAACCTATTTCAATAGGTATACGTTCCCACAAGTAAGGAATTCTACTAAAATTAAAATTGCTGAACTTGGCAATGATGCTGGAATTATCGGAGCCGCTAGCTTGGCTTTGAAGTTCTCTGAAAATGAGGTCATTTAA
- a CDS encoding phosphopentomutase, translated as MSKFDRIHLVVMDSVGIGAAPDADEFFNHDVDDTKSDTFGHISENFNLEVPNLANIGLGHIPRETPLVGVDKVSEQTGYVTKLEEISRGKDTMTGHWEIMGLNIQVPFRVFPDGYPEDLLEKIETFSGRKVIREANIPYSGTAVIDDFGPRQMETGELIIYTSADPVLQIAAHEDVIPLEELYKICEYVRSITLDDPYMIGRIIARPYIGTPSNFTRTAGRHDYALSPFGHTVLDSLNEAGVSVYSVGKINDIFNGVGINHDMGHTPSNMVGVDRLIETLKLPEFDKGFSFTNLVDFDALFGHRRDIAGYGTAINEFDARLPELFDAMRDQDLLLITADHGNDPSYPGTDHTREYIPLLAYSKSFTGNGVIPVGHYADISATVAENFGVAPTENGQSFLGDLT; from the coding sequence ATGTCAAAATTTGATCGTATTCACTTAGTTGTGATGGATTCTGTAGGAATTGGTGCAGCACCAGATGCTGACGAATTTTTTAACCATGATGTTGATGACACAAAATCAGATACATTTGGCCATATCTCGGAGAACTTCAATCTTGAAGTCCCTAATCTGGCAAACATTGGTCTCGGACATATCCCACGAGAAACACCACTAGTAGGTGTAGACAAAGTAAGTGAACAAACTGGCTATGTGACCAAACTTGAAGAAATTTCACGTGGTAAAGACACGATGACAGGCCACTGGGAAATCATGGGCTTGAATATTCAAGTGCCTTTCAGAGTATTTCCTGATGGTTATCCAGAAGACCTTCTTGAAAAAATAGAAACTTTTTCTGGTCGTAAAGTCATCAGAGAAGCTAATATTCCATATTCTGGTACAGCAGTAATTGATGATTTTGGCCCTCGTCAGATGGAAACAGGTGAGTTGATCATCTATACTTCAGCAGACCCTGTCTTACAGATTGCTGCTCATGAAGACGTAATCCCACTTGAAGAACTTTACAAGATTTGTGAATATGTTCGCTCGATTACTTTGGATGATCCTTATATGATTGGTCGTATTATCGCCCGTCCATATATCGGCACACCAAGTAATTTTACAAGAACTGCTGGTCGCCATGACTATGCACTTTCACCATTTGGTCATACTGTACTAGATAGCCTAAATGAAGCTGGCGTTTCAGTTTACTCAGTAGGTAAAATAAACGACATCTTTAATGGTGTTGGGATTAATCATGATATGGGTCATACACCAAGTAATATGGTTGGCGTAGACAGACTGATTGAAACATTGAAACTCCCTGAATTTGACAAAGGGTTTTCATTTACTAACCTGGTAGATTTCGATGCACTTTTCGGCCATAGACGTGATATCGCAGGTTACGGTACTGCCATTAATGAATTTGATGCCCGCTTACCAGAATTATTTGACGCGATGCGTGATCAGGACTTATTACTGATTACTGCTGACCACGGTAATGACCCATCTTACCCTGGAACAGACCATACACGTGAATATATTCCCCTATTAGCTTACAGTAAAAGCTTTACAGGAAATGGTGTCATCCCTGTTGGTCATTATGCTGATATCTCAGCAACTGTAGCAGAAAACTTTGGCGTTGCGCCAACTGAAAATGGCCAATCATTCTTAGGAGACTTAACATAA